The following proteins come from a genomic window of Chryseobacterium glaciei:
- a CDS encoding GNAT family N-acetyltransferase, whose amino-acid sequence MKLETERLQLKEINESYVEDILKIRSNEIINQFVQRNSPKNNYDALQFILTIKERTRNNETFYWGISLKDQPNLIGTICLWKFSDDRKQAEVGYELLPDYHRKGIMSEALTAVVNFGFNTLNLQEIVAMTNKFNENSKGILLKHQFILEEERKDEGFPDNLVFSLKKNV is encoded by the coding sequence ATGAAACTAGAAACTGAAAGACTGCAATTAAAAGAAATCAACGAAAGCTATGTTGAGGATATTCTGAAAATTCGAAGTAACGAAATAATCAATCAATTCGTTCAGAGAAATTCTCCGAAAAATAATTATGATGCGCTGCAATTTATTTTAACCATTAAAGAAAGAACCCGAAATAATGAAACGTTTTATTGGGGAATTTCTTTAAAAGATCAACCGAATCTTATTGGAACGATTTGCCTTTGGAAATTTTCCGATGACAGAAAACAGGCAGAAGTTGGATATGAATTGTTACCCGACTATCACAGAAAAGGAATCATGTCAGAAGCGTTGACTGCTGTTGTAAATTTTGGATTTAATACTTTAAATTTGCAGGAAATTGTCGCAATGACCAATAAGTTCAATGAAAACTCGAAAGGTATTCTTTTAAAACATCAATTTATTTTAGAAGAGGAAAGAAAAGATGAAGGTTTTCCTGATAATTTGGTTTTTAGTTTAAAGAAAAACGTATAA